In a genomic window of Chryseobacterium sp. G0162:
- a CDS encoding RteC domain-containing protein, translated as MNGQNFKKKVDQLWKDLTTAVDQINRSENDIVIRAEEILMETDASIRQLKDLLRQYQFPDWSNEIYFFKNTKPQFVAVYIYYSKVLAIEASKPYADSQALRSYYENERSNLLYFYNEQREFISYYRRKSTYLDKKYFVRFKFDFKLKLSPELYSYDEEFSTSHDHIVSQIMANDLLEQYLTNKIDSKDSKENSIDHIKNLEWTAPKVALIELLYALHQTKCFNGGHSDLAEIFRWAENSLNIGLGNYHKTFSEIRLRKTDRTKFLSLLQHNFNQYLDDLDL; from the coding sequence ATGAACGGACAAAATTTTAAAAAAAAAGTGGATCAGCTTTGGAAAGATCTTACAACGGCAGTGGATCAGATCAACAGAAGTGAGAATGATATTGTGATTCGGGCAGAAGAAATTCTGATGGAAACAGACGCTTCTATAAGACAATTGAAAGACCTATTGCGCCAATATCAATTTCCGGACTGGAGTAACGAAATATATTTCTTTAAAAATACCAAACCGCAGTTCGTAGCAGTTTATATTTACTACTCCAAAGTGCTTGCCATAGAAGCCTCAAAACCCTATGCTGATTCGCAGGCGTTAAGATCGTATTATGAAAACGAGAGATCCAATCTTTTATATTTCTATAATGAGCAAAGAGAATTCATCAGTTATTATCGTCGTAAATCTACATACTTGGACAAAAAATATTTCGTTCGGTTCAAATTTGATTTTAAGTTGAAGCTCAGTCCGGAATTGTACAGTTATGATGAGGAATTTTCCACTTCCCACGACCATATTGTGTCTCAAATAATGGCAAATGATCTTCTTGAACAATATTTAACAAATAAAATTGATTCAAAAGACAGTAAAGAAAACTCTATTGACCATATTAAGAATCTGGAATGGACAGCCCCGAAAGTTGCCCTTATTGAGCTGTTGTATGCACTTCATCAAACGAAGTGTTTTAATGGAGGTCATTCAGATCTGGCGGAAATTTTCCGTTGGGCAGAAAATTCATTAAATATTGGTTTAGGGAATTATCATAAAACATTCAGCGAAATACGGTTAAGAAAAACGGATAGAACAAAATTTCTGTCATTGCTTCAGCATAATTTTAATCAGTATTTGGATGACTTAGACCTATAG